The Pseudoxanthomonas sp. CF385 sequence CGTGTCGCCGTGGCCGATGCGGAAGCCGATGTCCTCGAGTATCGTCAGTTCGCCACCGGGCAGCGGCACGTGCTTGCCCAGCCCCTGCACGTCGAGGACGGCGCGTTCGGTGGTGCGGGCTTCAGTGTGCAGTCTGCTGGCGTCGGCCATGATCGTCTCGTCGGTCATTTCGTGAATCATCGGGAGCACGGATTAAATGTTTCTTAATTCAAGCAGGTATGGGGCCGGGCGCGCACGCATGCAATGGGCCATCGGCGTGGCCCTGCTTCTGCTCGTCGCGGTATTCGCACGGCCCGTCGCAGCGCAAACCGCGCAGGCCGCAGCCGCGAAGGGCGCGCGCACCGTCCTGGTGATGGGCGATTCGCTGTCCGCCGCCTACGGCCTGTCGCCGGCGCAGGGCTGGGTCGCGCTGACCGCGGACCGCATCGGCAAGACCCGACCAGGCTGGCGGGTCGTCAACGCCAGCATCAGCGGCGAGACCACCGCGGGCGGCGCGGCGCGCATCGCCGCAGAGCTGCAGCGCCACAAGCCGGCGGTCGTCGTCATCGCGCTGGGCGCCAATGACGGCCTGCGCGGCCTGCCGCTGGCGCAGACGCACGCCAACCTGGAGAAGATGATCAAGGCCGCACAGGCGGGCAAGGCCAAGGTGTTGCTGGTCGGCATGCGCATGCCGCCGAACTACGGCCCGGACTACACCCGCGGCTTCGAACAGAACTACATCGCGCTGTCCCGGCAGTACCGTACCGCCCTGCTGCCTTTCCTGCTGGAACCCATCGCACTGGACCGCAACGCCTACCAGGCCGACAACCTGCACCCGGTCGCCAGTGCGCAGCCCAAGCTGCGCGACCACGTCTGGAAGGCGCTGGAACCGCTGCTGCGCTGAGCGGTACGTAGGAATTTTCCTACGCGAAGCCGGGGATTCCGCCGAATGTGATAGCTGACACATTCACGCACAGTAGCCCTGCCGGTTCCCTGCCCGGCATTGCTGATTGGAGTACCCCATGCCTCGCCTGCTCTTCACCATCGCCGCCGCCGCCAGCGGCTGGCAGCTCTATGAGGGCGAATACGGCCGTAACTGGTTCGACAACCTCTGCGACGCCCGCGAGAACGCCAAACTGCTCGCCGCCACCCTGCACCAGCACCACGGCATCCCGACCGCCGTCGTCATTGAGATGCCGAGCAACGAGGCCATCCTGCTCGCCCGGCACGGGTGACCCGGCTCAGGCAGTGATGCCCGACAGCTGCCGCAGCGCCTGCTCGAAGGTCTCCGGCGGCTGCCCGCCTTGGACGAGATGACGGTCGTTGAGGATCACCGACGGCACGGCCTGGATACCGTGCTGCTGGTAGAAGCGCTCCCGCTCGCGGACCTCGGCAGCGAAGCGGTCCGTTTCCAAGACGCCGCGCGCCCCGGTCGCATCCAGTCCCGCTGCGCTGGCGATCGC is a genomic window containing:
- a CDS encoding arylesterase encodes the protein MQWAIGVALLLLVAVFARPVAAQTAQAAAAKGARTVLVMGDSLSAAYGLSPAQGWVALTADRIGKTRPGWRVVNASISGETTAGGAARIAAELQRHKPAVVVIALGANDGLRGLPLAQTHANLEKMIKAAQAGKAKVLLVGMRMPPNYGPDYTRGFEQNYIALSRQYRTALLPFLLEPIALDRNAYQADNLHPVASAQPKLRDHVWKALEPLLR